From Streptomyces sp. TLI_053, a single genomic window includes:
- a CDS encoding anthranilate synthase family protein, whose amino-acid sequence MTRDLPGDPGPDSGSDSGPDLLAEVLAGRPEAFALLHRPGAAGGTGPVVEVLTGSVALPATLAGIPLPGAEAAAAAAPVVGDRHEVLVVVPYRQLAERGFEAADDGTPLVAMTVTGQQRLPLERALARIPDVPTPLAGGAFDVDDEAYGEVVGRIVKEMIGTGEGANFVIKRTFVADITDFGPLSAPALFRRLLERESGAYWTFLVHTGERTLVGASPERHVSLRDGTAVMNPISGTYRYPPSGPTLSGVLEFLADRKETDELYMVLDEELKMMARICPGGGRAVGPYLKEMARLAHTEYLIEGRTDRDVRDILRETMFAPTVTGSPVESACRIIHRYEPGGRGYYSGVAALIGRDAAGERVMDTAILIRTADISEQGRIGIAVGSTIVRHSDPASEAAETRAKAAGLVAALDGGEQRRFAGHPSVLRALASRNDSIADFWLADAASRVSARPELAGRSVLVIDAEDTFTSMIDQELRSLGLRVTVRRFDEEYAFEGHDLVVMGPGPGDPQEAAHPKMRHLRGALDTLLAERRPFLAVCLSHQLLGLRLGLPIRRRAVPNQGVQKAVDLFGRTERVGFYNTFALVAGAEEFAAEGVGRVLVSRDPESGEVHALRGPGFASLQFHPESVLTREGPRIVATALSGLLGPARVPDPA is encoded by the coding sequence ATGACCCGCGACCTGCCCGGTGACCCCGGGCCCGACAGCGGTTCCGACAGTGGTCCCGACCTGCTCGCCGAGGTGCTGGCGGGCCGGCCGGAGGCCTTCGCGCTGCTGCACCGGCCCGGCGCGGCCGGGGGCACCGGCCCGGTGGTGGAGGTGCTGACCGGCTCGGTCGCGCTGCCCGCCACACTGGCCGGGATCCCGCTGCCCGGCGCGGAGGCGGCCGCCGCCGCGGCGCCCGTCGTCGGGGACCGGCACGAGGTGCTCGTGGTGGTCCCCTACCGGCAGCTCGCCGAGCGCGGCTTCGAGGCCGCCGACGACGGGACCCCGCTGGTGGCGATGACCGTCACCGGCCAGCAGCGGCTGCCGCTGGAGCGGGCGCTGGCCCGGATCCCGGACGTGCCGACCCCGCTGGCCGGCGGCGCCTTCGACGTCGACGACGAGGCCTACGGCGAGGTCGTGGGCCGCATCGTCAAGGAGATGATCGGTACCGGCGAGGGCGCGAACTTCGTCATCAAGCGCACCTTCGTCGCCGACATCACCGACTTCGGGCCGCTGAGCGCGCCGGCGCTGTTCCGCCGGCTGCTCGAGCGCGAGAGCGGCGCCTACTGGACCTTCCTGGTGCACACCGGCGAACGGACCCTGGTCGGCGCCTCGCCGGAGCGGCACGTCAGCCTCCGTGACGGCACCGCGGTGATGAACCCGATCAGCGGCACCTACCGCTACCCGCCGTCCGGGCCGACCCTCAGCGGGGTGCTGGAGTTCCTGGCGGACCGCAAGGAGACCGACGAGCTCTACATGGTGCTCGACGAGGAACTCAAGATGATGGCCCGGATCTGCCCGGGCGGCGGCCGGGCGGTGGGTCCCTACCTCAAGGAGATGGCCCGCCTCGCGCACACCGAGTACCTGATCGAGGGCCGGACCGATCGCGACGTGCGGGACATCCTGCGCGAGACGATGTTCGCACCCACCGTGACGGGCAGCCCGGTGGAGAGCGCCTGCCGGATCATCCACCGGTACGAGCCGGGCGGCCGCGGCTACTACAGCGGGGTGGCCGCGCTGATCGGCCGGGACGCGGCGGGGGAGCGGGTGATGGACACCGCGATCCTGATCCGCACCGCGGACATCTCCGAGCAGGGGCGGATCGGCATCGCCGTGGGCTCCACCATCGTGCGGCACTCCGACCCGGCGTCGGAGGCCGCCGAGACCCGGGCCAAGGCGGCCGGGCTGGTCGCCGCGCTCGACGGCGGGGAGCAGCGGCGCTTCGCCGGGCACCCGAGCGTGCTCAGGGCCCTGGCGTCGCGCAACGACTCCATCGCCGACTTCTGGCTCGCCGACGCCGCCTCCCGGGTCTCCGCCCGGCCCGAACTGGCCGGGCGGAGCGTGCTGGTGATCGACGCCGAGGACACCTTCACCTCGATGATCGACCAGGAGCTGCGCTCCCTGGGCCTGCGGGTCACGGTCCGCCGGTTCGACGAGGAGTACGCCTTCGAGGGCCACGACCTGGTCGTGATGGGGCCGGGGCCGGGCGATCCGCAGGAGGCCGCGCATCCCAAGATGCGGCATCTGCGGGGCGCGCTCGACACCCTGCTGGCCGAGCGCCGGCCGTTCCTCGCGGTGTGCCTCAGCCACCAGCTGCTCGGGCTGCGGCTCGGGCTGCCGATCCGGCGCCGCGCCGTGCCCAACCAGGGCGTGCAGAAGGCGGTCGACCTGTTCGGCCGGACCGAGCGGGTCGGGTTCTACAACACCTTCGCGCTGGTCGCCGGTGCGGAGGAGTTCGCCGCCGAGGGTGTCGGCCGGGTCCTGGTCAGCCGGGACCCGGAGAGCGGGGAGGTCCACGCGCTGCGCGGTCCCGGCTTCGCCTCGCTCCAGTTCCACCCCGAGTCGGTCCTGACCAGGGAGGGGCCGCGGATCGTGGCCACCGCCCTGTCCGGGCTGCTCGGCCCGGCGCGGGTCCCCGACCCCGCCTGA
- a CDS encoding PhzF family phenazine biosynthesis isomerase, translating into MHKYVVVDAFARRPLTGNPVAVFFGADDLSGEQMQRIAREMNLSESTFVLTPKQGGDHHVRIFTPVNELPFAGHPLLGTAIALGGHTEADTLRIETAMGVIPFDLERVDGRTVATSMRQPVPVWEPFERAEELLWALGVSSSTLPVEIYRNGPRHVLVGFESVEALSKVDPDHRALARFPDMATNCIAGSGTSWRNRMFSPAYGVVEDAATGSAAGPIAIHLARHGLGVYGRRIEITQGVEIGRPSPMGALVHGEGDRVDSVEVSGHGVVTIEGVLHV; encoded by the coding sequence ATGCACAAGTACGTCGTCGTCGACGCGTTCGCGCGCCGGCCCCTCACCGGCAATCCGGTGGCGGTCTTCTTCGGGGCCGACGACCTGTCCGGCGAGCAGATGCAGCGCATCGCCCGGGAGATGAACCTCTCCGAGAGCACCTTCGTCCTCACCCCCAAGCAGGGCGGGGACCACCATGTGCGGATCTTCACTCCGGTCAACGAACTCCCCTTCGCGGGGCACCCGCTGCTCGGCACGGCGATCGCGCTGGGCGGGCACACCGAGGCCGACACGCTGCGGATCGAGACCGCGATGGGCGTCATCCCGTTCGACCTGGAGCGGGTGGACGGTCGGACCGTCGCGACCAGCATGCGCCAGCCGGTGCCGGTCTGGGAGCCGTTCGAGCGGGCCGAGGAACTGCTGTGGGCGCTCGGGGTGAGCTCCTCGACGCTGCCGGTGGAGATCTACCGCAACGGCCCGCGGCACGTCCTGGTCGGCTTCGAGAGCGTCGAGGCGCTGTCCAAGGTGGACCCGGACCACCGCGCGCTGGCCCGGTTCCCGGACATGGCGACCAACTGCATCGCGGGCTCCGGGACCAGCTGGCGCAACCGCATGTTCTCGCCCGCGTACGGGGTCGTGGAGGACGCCGCGACCGGCTCCGCCGCCGGGCCCATCGCCATCCACCTGGCCCGGCACGGCCTGGGCGTCTACGGCCGGCGCATCGAGATCACCCAGGGCGTCGAGATCGGCCGCCCTTCGCCGATGGGCGCGCTGGTGCACGGCGAGGGCGACCGCGTCGACAGCGTCGAGGTCTCGGGCCACGGTGTCGTCACCATCGAAGGAGTGCTGCATGTCTGA
- the phzG gene encoding phenazine biosynthesis FMN-dependent oxidase PhzG — MSDQSVQSVRSGGSGGSQPAAQPDRKRSESLTGTVALEFPEFRTPPAEPMGLLNSWLAAAAEHGVREPRALALATADARGRSSSRILVINRITEAGLVFATHADSQKGRELAENPWASGVLYWRETSQQIVLAGPVRRLPDATAEELWAARAVFTHPMTTVSRQSRPVEDLEHFEELRAKALELGRPRQPLPRPASYVAFELVPDALEFWADGTDRLHERLRYDRTADGWGISRLQP, encoded by the coding sequence ATGTCTGACCAGTCCGTCCAGTCCGTCCGGTCCGGTGGGTCCGGCGGGTCCCAGCCGGCCGCCCAGCCCGACCGGAAGCGGTCCGAGTCGCTGACCGGGACCGTCGCGCTCGAGTTCCCCGAGTTCCGCACCCCGCCGGCCGAGCCGATGGGCCTGCTGAACTCCTGGCTGGCGGCCGCGGCCGAGCACGGCGTGCGGGAGCCCCGCGCGCTCGCGCTGGCCACCGCCGACGCCCGGGGCCGCAGCTCGTCCCGGATCCTGGTGATCAACCGGATCACCGAGGCCGGGCTCGTCTTCGCCACCCACGCCGACAGCCAGAAGGGCCGGGAGCTGGCGGAGAACCCCTGGGCGTCCGGTGTCCTGTACTGGCGCGAGACCAGCCAGCAGATCGTGCTGGCCGGCCCGGTGCGGCGGCTGCCCGACGCCACGGCGGAGGAACTGTGGGCGGCCAGGGCGGTGTTCACCCACCCGATGACCACGGTGTCCCGGCAGAGCCGCCCGGTGGAGGACCTCGAGCACTTCGAGGAACTGCGGGCGAAGGCGCTGGAACTGGGCCGGCCGCGGCAGCCGCTGCCCCGCCCCGCGTCCTACGTGGCCTTCGAACTCGTGCCCGACGCCCTGGAGTTCTGGGCCGACGGCACCGACCGGCTGCACGAGCGGCTGCGCTACGACCGCACCGCCGACGGCTGGGGGATCAGCCGGCTCCAGCCCTGA
- a CDS encoding PhzA/PhzB family protein, protein MTSPQIFTDHHDLRARNRRAVEQYLETGPEARLRRYTLYTEDGTAALFYTDIGRPIVVTGREKLKRHNELSLEVLPDWRWFDVHVYETQDPGQVMVECDGEGTIRFPGYPEGHYRNHFIHGFTLRDGLIAASREYTNPIEHMKSLGIETPHIRRDWIPTD, encoded by the coding sequence ATGACCTCGCCACAGATCTTCACCGACCACCACGACCTGCGCGCCCGCAACCGCCGGGCCGTCGAGCAGTACCTGGAGACCGGCCCGGAGGCCCGGCTGCGCCGCTACACCCTCTACACCGAGGACGGCACCGCCGCGCTCTTCTACACCGACATCGGCCGGCCGATCGTCGTCACCGGCCGGGAGAAGCTCAAGCGGCACAACGAGCTCTCGCTCGAAGTCCTGCCCGACTGGCGGTGGTTCGACGTCCACGTGTACGAGACCCAGGATCCGGGCCAGGTCATGGTCGAGTGCGACGGCGAGGGCACCATCCGCTTCCCCGGCTACCCCGAGGGCCACTACCGCAACCACTTCATCCACGGATTCACGCTCCGGGACGGCCTCATCGCCGCCAGCCGCGAGTACACCAACCCGATCGAGCACATGAAGTCGCTCGGCATCGAGACCCCGCACATCAGGCGGGACTGGATTCCCACCGACTGA
- a CDS encoding hydroxymethylglutaryl-CoA synthase yields MSNGATVGIHDLSFATTEFVLPHTALAEYNGTPVGKYHTGIGQRSMSVPAADEDIVTLGAAAAAPIVARHGTDGIRTLVFATESSIDQAKAAGVYVHSLLGLPSATRVVELKQACYGATAALQFALGLIHRDPSQKVLVVASDISKYELDSPGEATQGAAAVAMLVTADPALVRIEEPSGLFTADVMDFWRPNYRDAALVDGQESIGAYLQAVQGTWKDYSEQGGRPLEDFGAFCYHQPFTKMAYKAHRHLLNSAGHDTDEAAVERALGRTTGYNAVIGNSYTASVYLGLAALLDGAEDLDGQAVGFLSYGSGSVAEFFAGTVVPGYREHLRTEAHREAVERRRPIGYDRYRELHEWGFPTDGGEHPTPAGTTGPFRLAGIGGHKRIYQKR; encoded by the coding sequence ATGTCCAACGGGGCCACTGTCGGAATCCACGATCTGTCGTTCGCGACCACCGAGTTCGTGCTGCCGCACACCGCGCTCGCGGAGTACAACGGCACCCCGGTCGGCAAGTACCACACGGGCATCGGCCAGCGGTCGATGAGCGTGCCGGCCGCCGACGAGGACATCGTCACCCTGGGCGCGGCGGCCGCCGCCCCGATCGTCGCCCGGCACGGCACGGACGGGATCCGGACCCTGGTGTTCGCCACCGAGTCCTCGATCGACCAGGCGAAGGCCGCCGGCGTGTACGTGCACTCGCTGCTCGGCCTGCCGTCGGCGACCCGGGTGGTCGAGCTCAAGCAGGCCTGCTACGGCGCCACCGCGGCCCTGCAGTTCGCCCTCGGCCTGATCCACCGCGACCCGTCCCAGAAGGTCCTGGTGGTGGCGAGCGACATCTCCAAGTACGAGCTGGACAGCCCCGGCGAGGCGACCCAGGGCGCGGCCGCCGTGGCGATGCTGGTCACCGCGGACCCGGCGCTGGTGCGGATCGAGGAACCCTCGGGCCTGTTCACCGCGGACGTGATGGACTTCTGGCGGCCGAACTACCGCGACGCGGCACTGGTCGACGGCCAGGAGTCGATCGGCGCCTACCTCCAGGCGGTGCAGGGCACCTGGAAGGACTACTCCGAGCAGGGCGGCCGGCCGCTGGAGGACTTCGGCGCCTTCTGCTACCACCAGCCGTTCACGAAGATGGCCTACAAGGCGCACCGGCACCTGCTGAACTCCGCCGGGCACGACACCGACGAGGCCGCCGTCGAGCGGGCCCTCGGGCGCACCACCGGGTACAACGCGGTGATCGGCAACAGCTACACCGCGTCGGTGTACCTGGGCCTGGCCGCGCTGCTCGACGGGGCGGAGGACCTCGACGGGCAGGCGGTGGGCTTCCTCAGCTACGGCTCGGGCAGCGTCGCGGAGTTCTTCGCCGGGACGGTGGTGCCCGGCTACCGGGAGCACCTGCGGACGGAGGCGCACCGGGAGGCGGTCGAGCGCCGGCGGCCGATCGGCTACGACCGCTACCGCGAGCTGCACGAGTGGGGCTTCCCGACCGACGGCGGCGAGCACCCGACCCCGGCCGGGACCACCGGGCCGTTCCGGCTGGCGGGCATCGGCGGGCACAAGCGGATCTACCAGAAGCGCTGA